One Lysinibacillus sp. OF-1 DNA segment encodes these proteins:
- a CDS encoding EAL domain-containing protein — MGTGITKFESNRKFVLTSIENKKSFALVYITIISWHNVDTFNCIDEVKRELAMYQTEVECYRVFDKEYIVVCNVQSQALSIINDLSHIDYVRTHYLYVQDRRLPALNYVRQVYSQNKDSYAVKAPISQECLLSKEFEIVFQPILHNDRQLSFEALSRWKCEELGSISPGVFIPMLDNESLIKLTKNIINKAVDLLKRYNEIVYVSINLTASLINDITWLMEHLDDINFTNNKRIAFELTEETLMGIEARENLKVIRERGHILLIDDFGSGYSNFQYISLFPLDGVKLDRLFIESNSNKKVVALLTKFIKTLDLKVIIEGVESVEQLNSLSEAEYDSIQGYYVSKPLTINELMLFMNAY; from the coding sequence ATGGGGACTGGGATAACAAAATTTGAATCAAATCGTAAGTTTGTATTGACGAGTATTGAAAATAAAAAATCTTTCGCATTAGTATATATTACAATCATAAGTTGGCATAATGTAGATACTTTTAATTGTATAGATGAGGTTAAGAGAGAATTAGCAATGTATCAAACAGAGGTTGAATGTTACAGAGTATTTGATAAGGAATATATAGTAGTCTGTAATGTTCAGTCGCAGGCTCTTTCCATTATTAATGATTTATCACATATTGATTATGTAAGGACACACTATCTATATGTACAAGATAGAAGACTTCCAGCGTTAAATTACGTTAGACAAGTCTATTCGCAAAATAAGGATAGTTATGCTGTAAAAGCACCCATTTCACAGGAATGTTTACTATCGAAAGAGTTTGAAATCGTTTTCCAACCCATATTGCACAATGATAGGCAATTATCCTTTGAAGCACTAAGCAGGTGGAAATGCGAAGAACTAGGTTCGATATCACCAGGTGTTTTTATTCCGATGTTAGATAATGAGAGTTTGATAAAGTTAACTAAGAATATTATTAATAAAGCTGTTGATTTGTTGAAAAGATATAATGAGATAGTTTATGTCTCGATTAATTTAACCGCTTCATTAATCAATGATATCACTTGGCTAATGGAGCATTTGGATGACATTAATTTTACGAACAATAAACGAATTGCTTTTGAATTAACGGAGGAAACCCTAATGGGAATCGAGGCGAGAGAAAATTTAAAAGTTATTCGTGAACGTGGTCATATTTTATTAATTGATGATTTTGGTTCTGGCTATTCCAATTTTCAATATATTTCGCTGTTTCCTCTAGATGGGGTGAAATTAGATAGATTGTTTATTGAGAGCAACTCAAATAAAAAGGTAGTTGCATTGCTTACAAAATTTATCAAAACACTAGATTTAAAAGTGATTATAGAAGGAGTAGAAAGCGTTGAGCAGCTTAATTCCTTATCAGAGGCCGAATATGATTCAATACAGGGCTATTACGTATCTAAACCCCTCACTATAAATGAATTGATGCTATTTATGAATGCTTACTAG
- the nikA gene encoding nickel ABC transporter substrate-binding protein: MLKRKYFLFIPLFVLLFLVACSDDTAPNAGEESSVNKNTLKMSWPSDIGEANPHLYSPNEMFAQALLYDPLVAYGNDGTISPGLAENWDISEDGKEYTFHLREGVVYSDGSMLTADNVKRNFETVIGNSLAHSWLEVVTVIDEVEVIDELTIKVSLKESYYPFLQELALIRPLRMLGDAGFPDSGNTADGIKKPIGTGPWILNEADENHAVFTRNENYWGEKPSIEKVEVKYIADSQMRMMALENGEIDLIFGSSQLTPIEFTTLRQNDEYLTEVSDPLSTRILSLNTTFGVTKYKEVRLALQHALDRQTIIDHILSGMEQEAHSLFSPGFPYSDIEIEEYNFDVEKSKKILDKAGWIVDGKTGIRSKNGEKLELLMAYNSSDQIHKAIYEYLQGAWKEVGADVKLVAEDNQVYYARTKAGEYNIVMNDTWGAPYDPHMYIRTMTGEQQIGNYSIMGTDSSDKLIEEITRVIRSTDVTERASLYESIIQTIQQEAIFMPISYKQNYLVANDVFKKIKFSPQQFEVPINLYEMK, translated from the coding sequence ATGTTAAAGAGAAAATATTTTTTATTTATCCCATTATTTGTTTTACTTTTTTTAGTAGCTTGTAGCGATGATACAGCACCCAATGCTGGTGAAGAAAGTAGTGTTAATAAAAATACATTGAAAATGTCTTGGCCGTCAGATATAGGAGAGGCGAACCCTCATTTATATTCACCAAACGAAATGTTTGCACAGGCGCTGCTATATGATCCATTAGTTGCTTATGGAAATGATGGGACAATATCTCCAGGATTAGCTGAGAATTGGGATATTTCTGAGGATGGTAAGGAATATACATTTCATTTGCGAGAAGGAGTAGTATATTCTGATGGTTCTATGTTAACAGCAGATAACGTTAAACGTAATTTTGAGACAGTTATCGGAAATAGTTTAGCGCATAGTTGGTTAGAGGTAGTAACAGTTATTGATGAAGTTGAAGTAATTGATGAGTTAACAATAAAGGTCTCATTAAAAGAATCATATTATCCGTTTTTACAGGAGTTGGCTTTAATTCGTCCATTACGTATGTTAGGTGACGCTGGATTTCCAGACAGTGGCAATACAGCAGATGGAATCAAGAAACCAATTGGTACAGGGCCATGGATTTTAAATGAAGCAGATGAAAATCATGCTGTATTTACGAGAAATGAAAATTATTGGGGAGAAAAACCCTCGATTGAAAAAGTAGAAGTGAAATATATTGCTGATTCACAGATGCGTATGATGGCTTTAGAAAATGGTGAAATTGATTTAATTTTCGGAAGTTCCCAACTTACTCCAATTGAGTTTACCACATTGAGACAGAATGACGAGTATTTGACTGAAGTTTCAGACCCTCTATCAACTCGTATATTATCTCTTAATACCACTTTTGGTGTAACTAAATATAAAGAGGTACGATTGGCGCTTCAACATGCACTAGATCGACAAACTATTATTGATCATATTTTAAGTGGTATGGAGCAAGAGGCACACTCTTTATTTTCACCAGGATTCCCATATAGTGATATTGAAATCGAAGAATATAATTTTGATGTAGAAAAATCTAAAAAAATTCTAGATAAAGCTGGCTGGATAGTTGATGGAAAAACTGGGATTCGTTCAAAGAATGGTGAAAAGCTTGAATTACTAATGGCTTACAATTCAAGCGACCAAATTCATAAAGCAATATACGAGTATTTACAAGGAGCTTGGAAAGAAGTTGGTGCGGATGTGAAATTGGTAGCCGAGGATAATCAAGTGTATTATGCGCGAACAAAAGCAGGTGAATACAACATAGTAATGAATGATACTTGGGGCGCACCTTATGATCCTCATATGTATATACGTACTATGACAGGAGAGCAACAAATTGGTAACTATTCCATTATGGGAACAGATTCGAGTGACAAACTTATAGAGGAAATTACACGTGTTATTAGATCTACAGATGTAACTGAGCGGGCTTCATTATATGAAAGTATAATTCAAACAATTCAGCAAGAGGCTATCTTTATGCCAATTTCATATAAGCAAAATTATCTTGTGGCAAATGATGTATTCAAAAAAATCAAATTCTCTCCTCAACAATTTGAGGTACCAATAAATTTATATGAGATGAAGTGA
- the nikB gene encoding nickel ABC transporter permease has protein sequence MAKYFLNRFFSMTIAMIGLTLIAFSLMRIMPGDPIESYYMANHIPVTDEILEQAREEQGLDKPLLTQYVTWLGGVLKLDFGTSYMNGNAVSEELLSYFGVTTQLALVAFLLILVISIPLGIFSAVKKGSAFDNLTRMTIFFIASMPSFWLGFVLIYVVAFKLNLLPLMGWGNLDAIILPALTLALANVPFYIRMIRTNMIEQMDKPFITFARARGISESVIIRKHIFKATLTPFITSLAMTLGVLIGGAAIVEIIFSIPGMGRYIVTAITARDYNVMQGFIMIIGFFYIIINFLADIICAFIDPRIRLKEEL, from the coding sequence ATGGCAAAGTACTTTTTAAACCGCTTTTTTAGTATGACTATAGCAATGATTGGTTTAACGTTAATTGCATTTTCACTCATGCGTATTATGCCTGGTGATCCGATAGAGTCATATTATATGGCAAACCATATTCCAGTAACAGATGAAATACTAGAGCAAGCAAGAGAGGAGCAAGGGTTGGATAAGCCCTTGCTCACACAATATGTAACATGGCTTGGTGGAGTATTAAAATTAGACTTTGGAACTTCATATATGAATGGAAACGCAGTTAGTGAGGAATTATTGTCCTATTTTGGTGTTACAACTCAGTTGGCGCTCGTAGCTTTTCTATTAATATTAGTTATTTCTATTCCTCTTGGAATTTTTAGTGCAGTAAAAAAGGGCTCTGCTTTTGATAATCTAACAAGAATGACTATATTTTTCATTGCCTCGATGCCTAGTTTTTGGCTAGGTTTCGTTCTGATTTATGTTGTAGCTTTTAAGCTTAATCTTCTTCCACTTATGGGATGGGGAAATTTAGATGCAATCATTTTACCAGCATTAACTTTAGCTTTGGCCAATGTACCATTTTACATTCGTATGATTCGTACAAATATGATTGAGCAAATGGATAAGCCTTTTATAACGTTTGCACGTGCTAGAGGTATAAGTGAGTCAGTCATTATTCGTAAGCATATTTTTAAAGCTACATTGACACCATTTATAACTTCACTTGCGATGACATTAGGGGTACTTATTGGTGGGGCTGCAATAGTTGAAATTATTTTTTCTATACCCGGCATGGGCCGTTATATTGTTACTGCAATAACAGCGAGAGATTATAACGTAATGCAAGGTTTCATTATGATTATTGGTTTCTTCTACATTATCATTAATTTTTTAGCGGATATAATATGTGCGTTTATTGATCCGAGAATTCGATTAAAGGAGGAATTGTGA
- a CDS encoding ABC transporter permease, which translates to MRKKWAFYCSTFLVSILFFVAIFGPLLMPNDPHLPNMAMKLQGFSIQYPLGTDHLGRCVLSRLIEGARVSLFVALIVLLVTLLISMVVGITAGYVGGWIDLVLMRLCDILLAIPNFIFALIIVGALGAGMGNLVIAIVIVIWVGFARVIRNMVVSLKETNYVVYAKICGVPTLKIMWRHIVPFVFPQMLLLKLIGLGSTILMISELSFLGLGITPPTAEWGMMISESKTYLMIKPELMIIPGVMLSITVLTFNAFGDSLRDLLNPKSV; encoded by the coding sequence ATGAGAAAAAAATGGGCATTTTACTGTAGTACGTTTCTTGTAAGCATCCTATTTTTTGTTGCGATATTTGGGCCATTGCTTATGCCAAATGATCCTCATTTACCGAATATGGCCATGAAGCTACAAGGTTTTTCAATACAATATCCTCTTGGGACAGATCATTTAGGACGTTGCGTTTTATCAAGGTTAATCGAAGGTGCGAGAGTGTCGTTATTTGTTGCACTCATTGTACTACTAGTCACGCTACTAATTAGTATGGTCGTTGGTATAACTGCAGGCTATGTTGGAGGTTGGATTGATTTAGTCTTAATGCGTCTATGCGATATTTTGCTCGCAATTCCAAATTTTATTTTTGCGCTTATTATTGTTGGTGCACTTGGAGCAGGGATGGGAAATCTAGTAATTGCAATTGTCATTGTAATTTGGGTCGGCTTTGCACGAGTTATACGGAATATGGTTGTGAGTTTAAAAGAAACGAATTATGTGGTTTATGCCAAAATTTGCGGTGTCCCGACTTTGAAAATTATGTGGCGTCATATCGTACCGTTTGTATTTCCGCAAATGCTTCTACTAAAGCTAATCGGTTTAGGTTCAACGATATTAATGATTTCAGAGTTGTCTTTTTTAGGACTTGGGATAACGCCTCCAACAGCTGAATGGGGCATGATGATTAGTGAGAGTAAAACATACTTAATGATAAAACCTGAGTTAATGATCATTCCAGGTGTAATGCTTTCAATAACTGTATTAACTTTTAATGCATTTGGTGATTCGTTAAGAGATTTACTTAATCCAAAATCAGTGTGA
- a CDS encoding ABC transporter ATP-binding protein, translating into MLEIRNLTVFIHNKQVLNQVSLSVPKGKVVGIIGESGSGKSVLCSTILNLYRKEQSAKGSIEFDGKSLLSIEERKMREVRGKEIGLIMQNPMSMFNPIVSIGGHFIETLQAHTKMSKKEAIEKAKEQLALFQLGNVEILNKYPNELSGGMLQRIMIAIAASLEPKLLLADEPTTALDTMTQLEILKELKKLHEKTAMSMLIVSHDLGVIANLAEEIVVMRRGIVVEHGPTTHILLHPIHPYTQTLVAARDEHSKLEVLADKYEGSVSGELVLYDQNHWVRMEGTNR; encoded by the coding sequence ATGTTAGAGATTAGAAATTTAACTGTATTTATCCATAATAAACAGGTGCTAAATCAAGTGAGCTTATCAGTTCCGAAAGGCAAGGTTGTTGGAATTATTGGGGAGAGTGGTAGCGGAAAATCTGTATTATGTTCGACGATTTTAAATCTTTACCGTAAAGAGCAATCTGCAAAGGGAAGTATTGAATTTGATGGAAAGAGTTTGCTTTCGATAGAGGAGAGAAAAATGCGTGAGGTGCGAGGAAAGGAAATTGGGCTCATTATGCAAAATCCAATGTCCATGTTTAATCCAATTGTGTCGATTGGTGGACATTTCATTGAAACGCTTCAAGCACATACAAAAATGTCTAAAAAGGAAGCAATTGAGAAAGCAAAGGAGCAGCTCGCACTTTTTCAATTAGGTAATGTAGAGATCTTAAACAAATATCCAAATGAACTAAGCGGAGGAATGCTTCAGCGTATCATGATTGCCATTGCAGCAAGCCTTGAGCCAAAGCTATTACTTGCTGATGAACCTACCACAGCACTAGATACTATGACACAACTTGAAATATTAAAGGAATTAAAAAAACTTCATGAGAAAACGGCAATGTCGATGTTGATTGTATCGCACGATTTAGGTGTTATTGCAAATTTAGCAGAAGAAATTGTTGTAATGAGAAGGGGGATTGTAGTTGAGCATGGTCCCACTACCCATATTTTATTGCATCCGATTCATCCTTACACTCAAACGCTTGTTGCAGCACGGGATGAGCATAGTAAGTTAGAAGTGCTTGCTGATAAGTATGAAGGTTCAGTATCAGGAGAGCTTGTCTTATATGATCAGAACCACTGGGTGAGAATGGAGGGGACAAACAGATGA
- a CDS encoding ABC transporter ATP-binding protein — protein MIQVQQVSKSYSQSRFFRKKNSMVKAVENVSLNIKEGSCFTLLGQSGSGKSTLGKMILGIEKPDDGVILFNGINVHKTTINERKRLQQSLQVVFQDCHSAVNPKLKIRDIIVEPILVYEKLDINQIEDRVGKLLKMVGLSEEDMMKYPQQFSGGQLQRITIARAISTQPRLIVLDESVNSLDVLVQISILKLLKRLQHELKLTYFFITHDIHVARLLADEIAIMHKGRIVEQLLIDELENAKHVATKVLLDSQLKIDSIHHQLDLKEELEL, from the coding sequence ATGATCCAAGTACAGCAAGTATCTAAAAGCTATAGTCAATCACGATTTTTTAGGAAGAAAAATTCGATGGTAAAGGCAGTAGAAAATGTGTCGCTTAATATAAAAGAAGGCAGTTGCTTTACGTTGCTAGGACAAAGCGGTTCTGGAAAAAGTACGCTTGGTAAAATGATACTTGGAATTGAAAAGCCAGATGATGGTGTGATTTTATTTAATGGGATAAATGTACATAAAACAACTATAAATGAACGAAAACGATTGCAACAATCGTTACAAGTGGTATTTCAAGATTGTCATAGTGCAGTAAATCCTAAGCTCAAAATCAGAGACATTATTGTGGAACCAATACTAGTATATGAAAAGCTAGATATAAATCAAATAGAGGATCGTGTAGGAAAGTTACTAAAAATGGTTGGTCTGTCAGAAGAGGATATGATGAAATATCCTCAGCAATTCAGTGGTGGACAATTACAGCGAATTACAATTGCACGTGCGATTTCCACACAACCTCGATTGATTGTTTTAGATGAATCAGTAAATAGTTTGGATGTCTTGGTGCAAATTAGTATTTTAAAACTACTCAAACGATTACAGCACGAGTTAAAACTAACTTACTTTTTTATCACCCATGACATACATGTAGCTCGACTTTTGGCAGATGAAATCGCGATTATGCATAAAGGAAGAATTGTGGAACAACTACTGATAGATGAGTTAGAGAATGCAAAACATGTGGCCACAAAAGTATTATTGGATTCACAACTTAAAATCGATTCTATTCACCACCAATTGGACCTAAAAGAGGAGTTGGAATTATGA
- the cntE gene encoding staphylopine family metallophore export MFS transporter CntE, whose product MKVSPLSFSMLQNYGLAIFYFTANSVLTVIFPLQAANHGMKEAEIGLMMGIYMFVCMVLRPWAGQMVSKYSVHTVMKYLLLGHVAALLLYVSFGVESLYVVRILQGIVTAFFSMSMQMGITETLRDEDRGQGMAMYSLSSVMPGLYGPALAMVIWVQGDVSWLLIFITCLAFAPLMFFIRSPLPKVKKENVSFTLEDMRKGMKLARAHKGLIVSSGVMLIGASIFGAISTFLPLYFLTTNTGNVGLYLFLQALVVVGSRFIFRKYIPSDGKWHPGFITLILSSSIIGTTMLAALPLIGSFVYISVLFNGIAAAMLYPTLTTYISFAIPESHKHVLLGLFLASYDLGFSLGGMVMGIIVQFGSYPMMFSACSVIGLLAIIYNLTASGEYTNLEHCDAFQRSK is encoded by the coding sequence ATGAAAGTAAGTCCATTATCTTTTAGCATGCTACAAAACTACGGCTTGGCAATTTTTTATTTTACGGCTAATTCTGTATTAACTGTCATATTCCCTTTGCAGGCAGCTAATCACGGAATGAAAGAGGCAGAAATCGGTCTGATGATGGGAATTTATATGTTTGTTTGTATGGTGTTACGTCCATGGGCTGGTCAAATGGTATCAAAATACAGTGTCCATACAGTAATGAAATATTTATTACTAGGGCATGTAGCAGCACTCCTTTTGTATGTATCGTTTGGTGTTGAAAGTCTTTATGTTGTGCGCATTTTGCAAGGAATCGTGACGGCATTTTTCTCCATGTCGATGCAAATGGGTATCACGGAGACTTTACGAGATGAAGATAGAGGACAAGGTATGGCAATGTATTCTTTATCAAGTGTCATGCCAGGGTTATATGGACCAGCATTAGCAATGGTTATCTGGGTTCAAGGAGATGTATCTTGGCTATTAATTTTTATTACCTGCTTAGCTTTTGCACCTCTTATGTTTTTCATTAGATCACCATTACCGAAAGTAAAAAAAGAAAATGTATCGTTCACCTTGGAGGATATGAGAAAAGGAATGAAATTAGCTCGTGCGCATAAAGGGTTAATCGTTTCTTCGGGGGTAATGCTTATAGGTGCAAGTATATTTGGGGCAATCTCGACATTTTTACCTCTGTACTTTTTAACTACAAATACAGGGAATGTTGGGCTTTATTTATTTCTGCAGGCTCTAGTTGTTGTAGGGAGTAGATTTATTTTTAGAAAATATATTCCATCTGATGGAAAGTGGCATCCAGGTTTCATAACCCTTATATTGAGTAGCTCTATTATTGGGACAACGATGCTAGCGGCACTTCCTCTTATCGGATCGTTTGTCTATATTAGTGTTTTATTTAATGGAATAGCAGCAGCGATGTTATATCCTACATTAACCACATACATTTCTTTTGCAATTCCGGAGTCACATAAACATGTATTATTAGGGTTATTTTTAGCATCGTATGACTTAGGTTTTTCTTTAGGTGGGATGGTAATGGGTATTATCGTACAATTTGGTTCATATCCAATGATGTTTTCTGCATGTTCAGTAATTGGTTTATTGGCAATTATATATAATTTAACTGCTAGTGGAGAATATACTAACTTAGAACATTGTGATGCTTTTCAAAGGTCCAAGTAA
- a CDS encoding YpjP family protein: protein MKTWVKKSIVIMVAFLTFGLITPTHEIWEAFDHNPSNRASIGPEPRTSTAVAAEHDDYQDEQIQIQEEEIDYNALLLDAAREQSYIKFGTKVGPKISNEFDSIIFPKMEEAIAMTVANLGDQSAASLTISEKPSGHYGEKIFNVINNETGADVIRFHVRTEKRPQEGYYYNFHYHSAEDEFMVHHNLGDIYWEKNTPPKWLS from the coding sequence ATGAAAACGTGGGTTAAAAAAAGTATAGTTATCATGGTTGCGTTTTTAACATTTGGTTTAATAACGCCTACACATGAAATTTGGGAAGCATTTGATCACAATCCTTCGAACCGTGCATCCATCGGCCCTGAACCGAGGACAAGCACTGCTGTTGCTGCTGAGCATGATGATTATCAAGACGAACAGATACAAATTCAAGAAGAAGAGATCGATTATAATGCCTTACTCCTAGATGCAGCAAGAGAGCAATCGTACATAAAATTTGGCACAAAAGTCGGTCCGAAAATTAGCAATGAATTCGACAGCATCATCTTCCCAAAAATGGAGGAAGCAATTGCGATGACAGTGGCTAATCTTGGCGATCAAAGCGCTGCATCATTAACAATCTCTGAAAAGCCAAGTGGTCATTATGGTGAAAAAATTTTCAATGTCATTAACAATGAAACCGGAGCAGATGTAATCCGTTTCCATGTGCGTACAGAAAAAAGACCACAGGAAGGCTACTACTATAACTTCCACTATCACAGTGCCGAGGACGAATTCATGGTACACCACAACCTTGGCGATATCTATTGGGAAAAAAACACACCACCGAAGTGGTTGTCATAA
- a CDS encoding nuclease-related domain-containing protein, with the protein MDSTNLMALFVFCILIIIIFIQYKKISKINKIYSLSNQETTATMIDFKNEIEKKTIIIDKKEEFISNQSNQMQILKRKYEDEIRDLKSYYKGIEGQLRNFGEINTHKILVDLKRELVKNSEIKPDQMLILSNVFVPYRDKYGKLVSRQIDHLLLMSSGVFIIESKYWQGNIMYGVSKSKAKEFSFILDKLYPKNKMNDEATIIFTENFETNSENGNKSTESLKVLSYGDPSNQVKGAAAVLNQLFRDHGENIFVTPVLFFNNSKKKFMNYSSNKEPFVSEDEKSLRKFLIDKIKNKNDFSVEQLRKMEKIVKDVNYLNN; encoded by the coding sequence ATGGATAGTACAAATTTAATGGCCTTGTTTGTTTTTTGTATACTTATAATAATAATTTTTATACAGTATAAGAAAATTTCAAAAATAAATAAGATATATTCCCTTAGTAATCAAGAGACAACAGCAACTATGATTGATTTTAAAAATGAAATAGAAAAGAAAACCATTATTATTGATAAGAAAGAAGAATTTATTTCAAATCAAAGTAATCAAATGCAAATACTTAAACGAAAATATGAAGATGAAATTAGAGATTTAAAGAGTTATTACAAAGGCATCGAGGGACAGTTAAGAAATTTCGGTGAGATTAATACTCATAAAATTTTGGTTGATTTAAAAAGAGAATTGGTAAAAAATAGTGAAATAAAGCCTGATCAGATGCTTATATTGTCAAATGTTTTTGTGCCTTATAGAGACAAATATGGTAAATTAGTAAGCAGGCAAATTGACCATTTATTATTAATGAGTAGTGGAGTATTTATTATTGAATCAAAATATTGGCAAGGAAATATAATGTATGGCGTTTCGAAAAGTAAAGCAAAGGAGTTCAGTTTTATCCTTGATAAGTTGTATCCGAAAAATAAAATGAATGATGAAGCAACAATTATTTTTACGGAAAATTTTGAAACGAATTCAGAAAATGGTAATAAGTCTACTGAGAGTTTGAAAGTACTTTCTTATGGGGATCCATCAAATCAAGTTAAGGGTGCTGCAGCTGTTTTAAATCAACTATTTAGAGATCATGGAGAAAATATTTTTGTTACGCCAGTTTTATTTTTTAATAACTCGAAGAAGAAATTCATGAATTACTCGTCTAATAAAGAACCTTTTGTTTCTGAAGACGAAAAATCATTGCGCAAATTTTTAATAGATAAAATTAAGAATAAAAATGATTTCAGTGTAGAGCAATTAAGGAAAATGGAAAAGATTGTTAAAGATGTAAATTATCTAAACAATTGA